GGCTTCACCTCCATGTTTGGTGCATTGATTTGTGGTTGAGCAATACTATTGAAATGAAACGACCCTGAGAAGGTATTGAAATCCTCCAGAGTGCGTCTAGCTTgcccatcaccatcaccattctTGTTTCCCtttttttgcttgaggacaatcaaagtttcaagtttggggttgttgataacggtaatttttaccattatctatggtgcaattttcttaccaaatcaacactcctgaagCTTGAAACGCGCTTGATCCTctttttaatctaactttgtgaataaattcaGTTTAGGTTATACACAttagttttcatcactaattcctcaaattttgtaggaactttgtttGCTTTGGAAAGACATTTAAGCTCTTGAAAATGGAGAACCAAGGAAAAGcctagaagatgaagatttgaagatgtTTCTCTGCACAAGtggcgcccaggcgcccctaaagggcgcCCAGCACCCTTCAATTCGCTGTTTTGGCCATTTGCTCACGCCCAGGCGCCCTTGAGGGGCACCCAGTGCCCTTCAGCTCGCTGTTTTCCCTGATTTGTCACGCCTGGGCACCCCAGAAAAGGGCGCTAGGTGTGACTTTTTGTTGagttggcaccctagacctataaaaggcacacagttttcgagggtTGCAACTTCTTGGCGGCTAAAGCATTGAAGCATCGTTTGGCACCTCTTGGAGCTGGTTTTGGACTGTGGGAGCTCTGCTTTCCTTctccttgggtctccttctaccccattttcatccattgtaagctcaagctctccatgactatggagagctaagttcttttaTGTTGGGGAATCATGTAAACTATACAAACcttttgtaaatgcacttgttctaaatgaaaatatgattttctcattacttgttagtgtttatttctatgcttaaagcttgttatgacttgatcaatcATGGCATGATGTTAGGGATTGCTTagtattgggaaatattttgttaaccctgaaatgaacataaacacctaaaggaaatagtgtctagggatagagctaggacctttggttgtcttaaacttcttttcttaatgcgggtgaacttgttgggttgccaagggattgggattttacaagtgaacctaggctttctcaccaagggattgNNTTTAAGTAActtagctagttgacaagaacaaNttaatgaagaagagtggtTGTGTGCATTTNCATATGATTGTataagttgaaatcattctccaacatattcattcTACATATTCGTTAATCATCTCATTTTCACGTGTTTTGGCCCCAAGTAGTTCAAACCTTTACTTATGCatgacttttactttcattgcacaatttcacactaaaattgaatcattctttagcttaaattagttagaaattatacgattgtaaaGTAGTgaccgagtctcttgggaaacgatatccggtcttaccggtattactacttgagcgatttggtacgcttgccaaagtcCCAACAATGCTAATGCCCGCAATTTTTCTGATAGGGAGGAGCCTTTCCTCAGCTATGTCAGGGGCCGAAGAGTCCCCTTTAATGCTGCCACCATCAACTCATTCTTCAACAATTAGTGGCTTGAGGACATTGCATCTTGTGAGTACACAGCAGGCCGTGCGGATGAGTTTAGGGACGTTGATTTTGCGGATGTGGAGCGCGTCCTATGTGTTCCAAATGGCCACTTTCAAAGAAACAGTCATGGCAAGCCTCTCTATGTCCGATGCTCCCTCCTCACTCCTGTGAACAAATATTCGGTGGCTCTCATGCACGCAAACATCACCCCGTGCTCTCATGTCTCAGATCTCCTCACTAGCCGGGCCATTCTTTTGTACTTCATCCTCCAGGGCCGGCAGATCAGTTTGGGCCAGGTCATTGCTAGCGAAATCTTCGATTGTGCTCATTCTGCTAATCCGAAGGCCCCTCTTGGGCACCCATCTCTCATCACTCACTTGTGTGGGCTTGCTGGGGTTGACACTTCAGAGGCACCATTAGAGCGTCCGCGCAAGATGATTGATCGCTCCTATTACAAGCAGTATTGCTTGCTGGATGAGGAGGGTCTTCCCATTCCTGCGCCTCAGCCTCCTCGACTCCACCAGCGTCGCGGGTAGGCCCACCAGGCTCCCCCTCAGCAGCCCCATGGGCCTGACCAGCCTGCTCAGCCAGACCATCCTGCCTCACACGATTCCTTCATGATGGTGGAGATGCGGCATATGATGCAGCGACTGGAGGCGAAGATAGAGGCCGTTAACCGGATCCGTCATGCCCATGCAGCGATGATGAGGCACGCTTTTGGGGCCTCTCACCTCGATTTCATGACTCCAGCCGAGTATGATGCGTTTATAGCTTGGCCTGGGGACCAGGCTCCCACTGTTGGAGGAGGCGACTCTTCGTCTGGAGCACAGGCCATGGGGGAGGATTGCACTGAGGAGGATGACTCTGATGCTGGGACGAAGATTCTTGAGACTGAGGTGGAGGACGAtgttgatgatgaggatgacgaGGGTGTTGACTGAGGATTTTGATTTAGCACCGCACCTCATTGTGGAAACTTTTACATTCTGTCTTGtttttaaattcagtttttttcattttagttttagttattATCTCTGACTTTGAACTTGGATAGTTTGATGACTTGTGTGCAATGGTTTGGTTTCTAAGGAACTATGCTTTTGCtttgtttaaattgaaaatcttATGTTTTTGCTCTGGTTTCATTTGATTGATTTTAGAGATCTTTTGAGATGGTGTTGGTTGAACTTTTAAGTATAGATGGTGGTTGCTCATAAATGCTTTAGATTGATGATTGGTTTTGATTGTGGTCAATATTCTTGGCAATTGTTTGATAGAATTTGAAACTGTGAGTTAACCTGTGAGATGTTGCGCCtcaaatttattgttgaatGCTACCACTTTGGTATCACAGTTGACTTTGCCTGATTGTCTTCTTTTGAACTATTCACTTGCTTATTAcaaatgatcaaggccatcttctcttctacttctttttcattttgagcCAAATAAGTCAATGCCAATCC
This genomic interval from Vigna radiata var. radiata cultivar VC1973A chromosome 8, Vradiata_ver6, whole genome shotgun sequence contains the following:
- the LOC111242375 gene encoding uncharacterized protein LOC111242375, whose translation is MMVEMRHMMQRLEAKIEAVNRIRHAHAAMMRHAFGASHLDFMTPAEYDAFIAWPGDQAPTVGGGDSSSGAQAMGEDCTEEDDSDAGTKILETEVEDDVDDEDDEGVD